One genomic segment of Tursiops truncatus isolate mTurTru1 chromosome 4, mTurTru1.mat.Y, whole genome shotgun sequence includes these proteins:
- the RAP2B gene encoding ras-related protein Rap-2b, whose amino-acid sequence MREYKVVVLGSGGVGKSALTVQFVTGSFIEKYDPTIEDFYRKEIEVDSSPSVLEILDTAGTEQFASMRDLYIKNGQGFILVYSLVNQQSFQDIKPMRDQIIRVKRYERVPMILVGNKVDLEGEREVSFGEGKALAEEWSCPFMETSAKNKASVDELFAEIVRQMNYAAQPNGDEGCCSACVIL is encoded by the coding sequence ATGAGAGAGTACAAAGTGGTGGTGCTGGGCTCGGGCGGCGTGGGCAAGTCCGCGCTCACCGTGCAGTTCGTGACCGGCTCCTTCATCGAGAAGTACGACCCCACCATCGAGGACTTCTACCGCAAAGAGATTGAGGTGGACTCGTCGCCGTCGGTGCTGGAGATTCTGGACACGGCGGGCACGGAGCAGTTCGCGTCCATGCGGGACCTGTACATCAAGAATGGCCAGGGCTTCATCCTCGTCTACAGCCTTGTTAACCAGCAGAGCTTCCAGGACATCAAGCCCATGCGGGACCAGATCATCCGCGTGAAGCGGTACGAGCGCGTGCCCATGATCCTGGTGGGCAACAAGGTGGACCTGGAGGGCGAGCGCGAGGTTTCGTTCGGCGAGGGCAAGGCCCTGGCCGAGGAGTGGAGCTGCCCCTTCATGGAGACGTCGGCCAAAAACAAAGCCTCGGTGGACGAGCTGTTCGCCGAGATCGTGAGGCAGATGAACTACGCGGCTCAGCCCAACGGCGACGAGGGCTGTTGCTCGGCCTGCGTGATCCTCTGA